The proteins below are encoded in one region of Silene latifolia isolate original U9 population chromosome 2, ASM4854445v1, whole genome shotgun sequence:
- the LOC141629767 gene encoding isovaleryl-CoA dehydrogenase, mitochondrial-like has protein sequence MMSGLDLERLVLAAGLLGVIQACLDVVIPYTQQREQIGHPIGEFQFIQVKVADMFTSLQSSRSYVYYVARDSDSGNVVLKLLR, from the exons ATGATGTCGGGGTTGGACTTGGAGAGACTTGTTTTGGCAGCTGGCCTGCTTGGTGTTATACAAGCTTGCCTTGACGTTGTTATACCTTACACCCAACAAAGGGAACAAATTGGACATCCGATTGGAGAATTTCAGTTTATACAG GTAAAAGTGGCTGACATGTTTACTTCTCTGCAATCGTCAAG GTCTTACGTGTATTATGTTGCAAGAGACTCTGACAGTGGAAATGTAGTCTTAAAG TTATTGCGCTGA